The Prevotella melaninogenica ATCC 25845 genome includes a window with the following:
- a CDS encoding AIR synthase-related protein → MNNRYMMRGVSAAKEDVHNAIKNIDKGLYPQAFCKIIPDILGGDPEYCNIMHADGAGTKSALAYMYWKETGDLSVWRGIAQDAIVMNTDDLLCVGAVDNILVSSTIGRNKMLVPGEVISAIINGTDELLADMRKMGIGIYPTGGETADVGDLVRTIIVDSTVTCRMRREDVIDNANIRPGDVIVGLSSTGQATYETRYNGGMGSNGLTSARHDVFAKYLAENYPESYDHAVPEDLVYSGKYKLSDAVEGSPINAGELVLSPTRTYAPVIKRLLDELRPEVHGMVHCTGGAQTKVLHFVNENCRVIKDNMFPVPPLFRAIKECSGTDWKEMYQVFNMGHRMEIYVRPEVAEQVIAISKEFNIDAQIVGHIEEGKRSLTIKSEFGTFEY, encoded by the coding sequence ATGAACAACAGATACATGATGCGCGGCGTAAGTGCTGCAAAGGAAGATGTGCATAATGCCATCAAGAACATTGACAAAGGTCTTTACCCACAGGCTTTCTGTAAGATTATCCCTGATATTCTTGGCGGAGACCCAGAATATTGCAACATTATGCATGCCGATGGTGCTGGAACAAAGTCTGCACTGGCTTACATGTATTGGAAGGAGACAGGCGATTTAAGCGTATGGCGTGGCATTGCACAGGATGCTATCGTAATGAATACAGACGACTTGCTCTGTGTGGGTGCGGTAGACAATATCTTAGTTAGTTCAACCATTGGTCGCAACAAGATGCTTGTACCGGGCGAGGTTATCTCAGCTATCATCAATGGTACGGATGAACTCTTGGCTGATATGCGCAAGATGGGTATTGGCATTTACCCTACTGGCGGTGAGACAGCAGATGTTGGCGACCTTGTTCGTACAATTATCGTAGATTCTACTGTTACCTGCCGTATGCGCCGTGAAGATGTTATTGACAATGCAAACATCCGTCCAGGCGATGTGATAGTAGGCCTTTCATCTACTGGTCAAGCTACATACGAGACACGCTATAACGGTGGTATGGGTAGCAATGGTCTGACATCTGCACGTCATGATGTATTTGCTAAATATCTTGCTGAGAACTATCCAGAGAGTTATGACCATGCAGTACCAGAGGATTTGGTATACAGTGGTAAGTATAAGTTAAGCGATGCCGTTGAAGGAAGTCCTATCAATGCAGGCGAACTTGTCCTCTCTCCTACTCGTACATATGCTCCAGTCATCAAGCGTTTGTTAGACGAACTGCGCCCAGAGGTTCATGGTATGGTACATTGTACAGGTGGTGCACAGACTAAGGTACTACACTTCGTAAATGAGAATTGCCGTGTCATCAAAGACAATATGTTCCCAGTTCCCCCACTCTTCCGTGCTATCAAGGAGTGTAGTGGTACTGATTGGAAGGAGATGTATCAGGTATTCAACATGGGTCATCGTATGGAAATCTATGTTCGCCCAGAGGTTGCTGAGCAGGTTATTGCCATCAGTAAGGAGTTCAACATCGATGCACAGATTGTCGGACACATCGAAGAAGGCAAGCGTAGCTTAACGATTAAGAGTGAGTTTGGCACATTTGAATACTAA
- the kdsB gene encoding 3-deoxy-manno-octulosonate cytidylyltransferase, giving the protein MKFIGIIPARYSSSRFPGKPLAILGGKAVIEHVYRQVSSVMEDVFVATDDQRIYDAVEAFGGKAIMTRSDHQSGTDRICEALDKVGGDFDVVINIQGDEPFIQRSQLETVMQCFDNPRTQIATLGKPFESMEAVENPNSPKIVLDNDGYALYFSRSVIPFVRGKESAEWLTHFPFLKHIGLYAYRTKVLREVSRLPQSPLELAESLEQLRWLQNGYKIKVGLTDVETIGIDTPEDLQHAEEKLRSL; this is encoded by the coding sequence ATGAAATTTATTGGAATTATCCCCGCTCGCTATAGTTCTTCACGCTTTCCTGGTAAACCTTTAGCAATACTTGGAGGAAAAGCCGTAATAGAACATGTTTACAGACAGGTAAGTAGTGTGATGGAAGATGTATTTGTTGCCACAGACGACCAACGTATCTACGATGCCGTAGAGGCGTTTGGCGGTAAGGCTATAATGACTCGTTCCGACCATCAGAGTGGCACAGACAGAATCTGCGAAGCCCTCGACAAGGTGGGTGGAGACTTTGATGTCGTTATCAACATACAGGGTGACGAACCTTTCATACAGAGAAGTCAGCTTGAAACTGTCATGCAGTGTTTTGACAATCCACGCACACAGATAGCAACACTTGGCAAACCTTTTGAGTCTATGGAGGCAGTAGAGAATCCTAATTCACCTAAGATTGTACTCGACAATGATGGTTATGCACTTTATTTCTCTCGCTCAGTCATTCCTTTTGTACGTGGTAAAGAAAGTGCAGAGTGGCTCACTCATTTTCCATTCCTCAAACACATCGGACTTTATGCTTACCGTACTAAAGTGCTACGTGAAGTAAGTCGTCTCCCACAATCACCACTTGAATTAGCAGAAAGTCTTGAACAGCTACGCTGGTTACAGAACGGATATAAAATAAAGGTAGGTCTTACGGATGTTGAAACTATCGGTATTGATACACCAGAAGATCTACAACACGCTGAAGAAAAATTGCGTAGCCTATAA
- a CDS encoding Rossmann-like and DUF2520 domain-containing protein yields the protein MMKVTLIGAGNLATQLGKSLKKAGVIISQVYSRTEDSARTLGELLEAEWLTDIKALRDEADVYIFSVKDSVLCELISEVCKGRGNKLFLHTAGSMPMSCFEGKALRYGVFYPMQTFSKTKDVDFERIPVFIEGNSIETEDVIRSLANKLTQRVIRLSSADRKYLHLAAVWACNFTNYCYTVSSDILGEHGIPFDVMLPLINETTEKIQKISPKEAQTGPAVRGDRNVMSKQLELMNGKEDLQELYKMLSKGINPLVDNLTLDKR from the coding sequence ATGATGAAGGTTACATTGATTGGTGCTGGTAATCTTGCCACACAGTTGGGTAAGTCGTTGAAAAAGGCTGGTGTCATTATCAGTCAAGTATATAGTCGTACTGAAGATTCTGCCCGAACATTAGGTGAATTGCTTGAGGCAGAGTGGCTAACAGATATAAAAGCACTTCGCGATGAGGCTGATGTTTACATTTTTTCGGTGAAAGATAGTGTTCTCTGTGAGTTGATTTCAGAGGTCTGTAAGGGTAGGGGAAACAAGCTTTTTCTCCATACAGCAGGCTCTATGCCAATGAGTTGTTTTGAGGGAAAAGCACTGCGTTATGGCGTATTTTATCCTATGCAGACGTTCTCTAAGACTAAGGATGTGGATTTTGAGCGTATCCCAGTGTTTATTGAGGGCAATTCTATTGAGACGGAGGATGTTATTAGGAGTCTTGCTAATAAACTTACTCAGCGTGTGATAAGGTTGTCTTCCGCAGATAGGAAGTATCTACATTTAGCTGCTGTTTGGGCTTGTAACTTTACAAATTATTGCTACACGGTGTCTTCAGACATTCTCGGTGAGCATGGTATTCCGTTCGATGTGATGTTACCATTGATAAATGAAACAACAGAAAAGATACAGAAAATCAGTCCAAAGGAGGCACAGACGGGACCTGCAGTGCGTGGAGATAGGAATGTAATGAGTAAGCAGTTGGAGTTGATGAATGGCAAAGAGGATTTGCAGGAGCTTTATAAGATGCTTTCAAAGGGGATTAATCCGCTGGTGGATAATCTCACTTTAGACAAAAGATAG
- a CDS encoding KdsC family phosphatase, translating to MINYDLQKIKAVVFDVDGVLSASTIQMDEKGDPLRTVNIKDGYAIQLAVKHGLQLAIMTGGHNENVRSRYEYLGVKDVYINCSMKIRTWEEFLKKYDLKEEEIIYVGDDIPDYEVMKRTGCPCCPKDACAEIKEISTYISDCKGGYGVARDILEQVMKAQGKWVLNEKAFGW from the coding sequence ATGATAAACTACGATTTACAAAAAATAAAGGCTGTTGTCTTTGATGTTGATGGCGTATTGTCTGCTTCTACCATTCAGATGGATGAAAAGGGTGACCCACTACGTACGGTTAATATTAAGGATGGTTATGCTATTCAGTTGGCTGTAAAGCATGGGCTACAGCTTGCGATTATGACTGGTGGACATAACGAGAATGTTCGTTCACGCTATGAATATCTTGGCGTTAAGGATGTTTATATTAACTGTTCGATGAAGATACGCACTTGGGAAGAGTTCCTTAAGAAGTATGATTTGAAAGAAGAAGAAATCATATATGTAGGTGATGACATTCCTGATTACGAAGTGATGAAGCGTACTGGTTGTCCTTGCTGTCCAAAGGATGCTTGTGCAGAAATCAAAGAGATATCAACCTATATTAGTGATTGTAAGGGTGGATATGGTGTTGCACGTGATATTCTTGAGCAGGTGATGAAGGCTCAAGGGAAATGGGTATTGAATGAAAAGGCTTTTGGCTGGTAA
- a CDS encoding Maf-like protein, producing MKRIILASNSPRRRELLGGLDLDFEVKVLPDIDESYPDNLPAAEVAGYISREKAAPYRTLIGEGDLVITADTVVIVGDEVLGKPKDAEDARRMLQLISGRTHQVITGVCLLTTDKEHAFSVTTDVTFKQLSEDEITYYIEHYKPFDKAGAYGIQEWIGYVGVTSINGSYFNVMGLPVQRLWEEIKKF from the coding sequence ATGAAACGTATAATACTTGCGAGTAATTCGCCGCGTCGTCGTGAACTTTTAGGTGGTTTGGACTTGGATTTTGAGGTAAAAGTACTGCCTGATATTGATGAGTCTTATCCTGATAATCTACCAGCCGCTGAAGTAGCTGGCTATATTTCTCGTGAGAAGGCAGCCCCCTATCGTACATTGATAGGGGAGGGCGACCTTGTTATTACGGCTGATACGGTGGTAATTGTTGGAGATGAAGTTCTTGGAAAGCCTAAGGATGCAGAGGATGCACGTCGTATGCTTCAGCTTATCAGTGGTAGAACGCATCAGGTTATTACGGGTGTTTGTTTGTTGACAACTGATAAGGAACATGCTTTCTCAGTGACTACTGATGTGACATTTAAGCAGCTTTCGGAGGATGAAATCACCTATTACATAGAGCATTATAAGCCTTTCGATAAAGCAGGAGCTTATGGTATTCAAGAATGGATTGGCTATGTTGGAGTTACATCTATTAACGGTAGCTATTTTAATGTTATGGGATTGCCAGTGCAAAGACTGTGGGAAGAAATAAAGAAGTTTTAA
- the rlmH gene encoding 23S rRNA (pseudouridine(1915)-N(3))-methyltransferase RlmH, producing MKTILILVGKTQSKIFKVGIDDYVSRIEHYMPFSITTIPELKNTKSLSEDQQKQKEGELILKEIQPSDTVVLLDEHGAEFRSIEYANWLKQKQNTARRLVFIIGGPYGFSPDIYARANEKISLSRMTFSHQMVRLIFTEQLYRACTIIKGEPYHHE from the coding sequence ATGAAGACGATACTCATCCTTGTTGGGAAAACGCAGAGTAAGATATTTAAGGTTGGTATAGATGATTATGTCAGTCGTATTGAGCATTATATGCCATTTAGTATTACTACAATCCCAGAATTAAAAAATACGAAAAGCCTTTCTGAAGATCAACAAAAACAAAAGGAAGGTGAATTGATTTTGAAAGAAATTCAGCCTTCTGATACGGTCGTATTGTTAGACGAACATGGTGCTGAATTTCGTTCTATTGAATATGCGAATTGGTTGAAACAAAAACAAAATACGGCTCGTCGACTTGTTTTTATTATTGGTGGACCGTATGGTTTCTCCCCAGATATTTATGCACGTGCCAATGAAAAGATCTCGTTGTCACGTATGACTTTCTCACATCAGATGGTCAGACTTATCTTTACAGAACAACTTTATCGTGCTTGCACAATTATAAAAGGTGAACCATATCACCATGAATAA
- a CDS encoding HAD family hydrolase codes for MKEFDTYIFDLDGTLLNTLNDLAASTNYALRWAGMPERTIEEIRMFVGNGVKLLMERAIPNGINNPKFEETYAKFREHYMEHNLDTTSPYDGIPELLRELKRRGKKLAIVSNKFYAATQDLAKHFFPDTIKVAIGERETIRKKPAPDTVLEALRQLGASKEGAVYIGDSDVDIMTAKNCGLPCISVLWGFRDKDFLIQHGGTIFVNKPSEILGE; via the coding sequence ATGAAAGAATTTGATACATATATCTTTGATTTAGATGGTACGTTGCTAAATACATTAAACGACTTGGCTGCAAGTACAAACTATGCACTTCGTTGGGCTGGAATGCCTGAACGTACAATAGAAGAAATACGTATGTTTGTGGGAAATGGAGTAAAACTACTCATGGAACGTGCCATTCCTAATGGTATTAATAACCCTAAGTTTGAGGAGACTTACGCCAAGTTTCGTGAACATTATATGGAGCATAATCTTGATACAACCAGTCCTTACGATGGTATTCCAGAGTTATTACGCGAATTAAAACGTCGTGGTAAGAAACTTGCGATTGTAAGCAATAAGTTCTATGCAGCAACACAAGACCTCGCAAAGCATTTCTTTCCAGACACAATAAAGGTGGCAATAGGAGAGCGCGAGACAATCAGAAAGAAGCCTGCACCAGACACAGTATTGGAGGCTCTTCGGCAATTAGGAGCGTCAAAGGAAGGTGCTGTATATATTGGTGACAGTGATGTAGATATAATGACAGCCAAAAACTGCGGATTACCATGCATCAGTGTGCTTTGGGGATTTCGTGATAAAGATTTTTTAATACAGCATGGTGGCACTATATTCGTTAATAAACCATCTGAGATTTTAGGCGAATAA
- the mltG gene encoding endolytic transglycosylase MltG, translating to MANSKGKNKRTTSRWIIVAIFAILAGVAYFLFFSGMSRTGKEKYVLIDENDNIDSVYAKLQPISTPQGFWVFKQLAGIMGYSNHIRPGRFTVGSSGSLQTSRHIINGLQAPVKITIRSVRTIEDLATDVSEKLMFSRSELLSRLKSKETCKKYGFTPETIPAMFIPNTYDFYWNTSVDKFLDKMSEENKKFWNFERKEKAKQAGFTESEIVTLASIVDEETDNEAEMPKIAGMYINRLHMNMPLQADPTIKFATKNFTAHRIYQKWLTIDNPYNTYKYRGLPPGPIRIPSVAAIDAVLNYVHHDYIYMCAKEDFSGTHNFAKTYEEHQVNAAKYAKALNEHGIN from the coding sequence ATGGCAAATTCTAAAGGAAAGAACAAAAGGACAACGTCCCGTTGGATTATTGTTGCAATTTTTGCGATATTAGCAGGTGTAGCATACTTTCTTTTCTTCTCGGGAATGTCCCGTACAGGGAAAGAAAAATATGTTCTTATTGATGAGAACGACAATATAGACTCAGTATATGCTAAGCTTCAGCCAATCTCAACTCCTCAAGGTTTTTGGGTATTCAAGCAGCTTGCTGGAATTATGGGATATTCAAATCATATCCGTCCTGGTAGATTTACTGTTGGTTCTTCTGGTTCTCTTCAGACTTCACGTCATATTATTAATGGTCTTCAAGCCCCTGTGAAGATTACGATTAGGTCAGTAAGAACGATTGAAGATCTTGCCACTGATGTGAGCGAAAAGCTGATGTTCTCACGTTCAGAACTCCTTTCTCGTCTTAAGTCAAAAGAAACTTGTAAGAAGTATGGTTTTACTCCAGAAACCATCCCTGCAATGTTTATTCCTAATACATACGATTTCTATTGGAATACTTCAGTCGATAAGTTTCTCGATAAGATGAGTGAAGAGAACAAGAAGTTCTGGAACTTTGAACGTAAAGAGAAGGCGAAACAGGCTGGCTTTACTGAAAGTGAGATTGTTACGCTCGCAAGTATTGTTGACGAAGAAACCGATAATGAGGCAGAAATGCCAAAGATTGCCGGTATGTATATCAATCGTTTACACATGAATATGCCTTTGCAGGCTGATCCAACAATAAAGTTTGCTACAAAGAACTTTACTGCTCATCGTATCTATCAGAAGTGGCTTACGATTGATAATCCTTATAATACCTATAAATATCGCGGTCTTCCTCCTGGTCCAATACGTATTCCATCTGTGGCAGCTATTGATGCTGTATTGAATTATGTTCATCATGATTATATCTACATGTGTGCTAAGGAGGATTTTAGTGGTACACATAACTTTGCCAAGACATACGAAGAACATCAAGTGAATGCTGCTAAGTATGCTAAAGCATTGAATGAACATGGAATAAATTAA
- a CDS encoding RluA family pseudouridine synthase: MEVLYEDNHIIIVYKEAGEIVQGDKTGDEPLSEIVKQWIKEKYQKPGNVFLGVVHRLDRPVAGLVVFAKTSKALTRLNDMFRNGEVHKTYWAIVTRPPFETEATLTDWLVRNERQNKSYAYNHQVPTSKKSILHYKVINQSERYTLLEINLMTGRHHQIRCQLSNMDCPIKGDLKYGAPRSNPDGSICLLSHRVEFIHPVSKEKICIESPLPKDNLWQAIGKL, from the coding sequence ATGGAAGTACTTTACGAAGATAATCATATCATCATCGTCTACAAAGAGGCAGGCGAGATTGTACAAGGCGATAAAACTGGTGATGAACCTTTGTCAGAGATTGTCAAACAATGGATAAAGGAGAAATACCAGAAACCAGGGAATGTCTTTTTGGGTGTTGTACATAGACTGGACCGTCCTGTAGCAGGATTGGTTGTCTTTGCAAAGACATCAAAAGCACTTACAAGACTAAACGATATGTTCCGCAATGGTGAGGTGCATAAGACTTATTGGGCTATTGTTACGCGTCCACCATTTGAGACAGAGGCTACACTAACAGACTGGCTTGTACGTAACGAACGCCAGAATAAGAGTTATGCTTATAATCACCAAGTACCAACTTCTAAGAAATCTATCTTACATTATAAGGTAATCAATCAGTCAGAACGTTACACACTATTAGAGATTAATCTGATGACAGGTCGTCATCATCAAATTCGTTGTCAGTTGTCTAACATGGACTGCCCTATAAAAGGCGATTTGAAATATGGTGCTCCACGTTCTAATCCAGATGGCAGTATTTGTTTGTTGAGCCATCGCGTTGAATTCATTCACCCTGTTTCAAAGGAGAAGATCTGTATAGAATCACCACTCCCAAAAGACAACTTATGGCAAGCAATAGGTAAATTATAA
- the fabG gene encoding 3-oxoacyl-[acyl-carrier-protein] reductase, which translates to MKLLEGKTALITGAARGIGKAIALKFAEEGANVAFTDLVIDENGKATEAEIAAFGVKAKGYASNAADFAQSEEVVKQVKEEFGSIDILINNAGITKDGLMLRMTEQQWDAVIAVNLKSAFNFIHACVPVMMRQRGGSIINMASVVGVHGNAGQANYSASKAGMIALAKSVAQEMGPKGIRANAIAPGFIDTAMTQALDDDIRKEWTSKIPLRRGGTVEDVANTAVYLGSELSSYVTGQVIQVDGGMNM; encoded by the coding sequence ATGAAATTATTGGAAGGTAAGACAGCCCTGATTACAGGTGCTGCACGTGGTATTGGTAAGGCTATCGCATTGAAGTTTGCAGAGGAGGGTGCAAACGTTGCATTCACCGACCTCGTTATCGACGAGAATGGCAAGGCTACAGAGGCAGAGATTGCTGCTTTTGGCGTAAAAGCTAAGGGTTATGCAAGTAATGCAGCAGACTTCGCACAGTCAGAAGAGGTTGTAAAGCAGGTTAAGGAGGAATTCGGTTCTATTGATATCCTCATCAATAATGCTGGCATTACGAAAGATGGTCTTATGCTTCGTATGACTGAGCAGCAGTGGGATGCAGTTATTGCAGTAAACCTTAAGAGTGCCTTCAACTTCATTCACGCTTGTGTTCCAGTAATGATGCGTCAGCGTGGTGGTAGCATTATCAACATGGCAAGTGTTGTTGGTGTTCATGGTAATGCTGGTCAGGCTAACTATTCAGCTTCAAAGGCAGGTATGATTGCTTTGGCTAAGAGTGTAGCACAGGAGATGGGTCCTAAGGGAATCCGTGCCAATGCTATTGCTCCAGGCTTCATTGATACAGCTATGACACAGGCTTTGGATGACGATATCCGTAAGGAATGGACTTCAAAGATTCCTCTCCGCCGTGGTGGTACTGTAGAGGATGTAGCAAACACAGCTGTTTACCTTGGTTCTGAACTGTCAAGCTATGTTACAGGTCAGGTTATCCAGGTTGATGGCGGTATGAATATGTAA
- a CDS encoding TetR/AcrR family transcriptional regulator — MSISKTRQKLVDVARQLFAKNGIANTTMNDIAKASGKGRRTLYTYFKSKDDVYYAVIESELERLSDKLDEVAAKNISPQDKIIELIYTHLSMIKETVMRNGNLRAEFFRNIWMVEKARKNFDEDEIELFRKVYSDAKEDGDFDIENVELVADITHYCIKGLEVPFIYGRLGHGLTEESSRPLVAKVVYGALGKSGLK; from the coding sequence ATGTCAATATCAAAGACCAGACAAAAGCTTGTTGATGTAGCACGCCAACTTTTTGCAAAAAATGGTATTGCCAACACAACAATGAACGACATCGCCAAGGCTTCAGGTAAAGGTAGACGCACACTCTACACTTACTTTAAAAGCAAGGACGATGTGTATTATGCTGTTATTGAGTCTGAGCTGGAGCGTTTATCAGACAAGTTGGACGAAGTAGCTGCTAAAAACATCAGCCCTCAGGATAAAATCATCGAACTGATTTATACTCATCTTAGTATGATTAAAGAGACTGTTATGCGTAATGGTAATTTACGTGCAGAGTTCTTTAGGAATATATGGATGGTAGAGAAGGCGCGAAAGAATTTTGATGAGGACGAAATCGAACTCTTCCGTAAGGTTTATTCTGATGCCAAGGAAGACGGAGATTTTGATATTGAAAACGTTGAACTTGTAGCAGACATCACACACTATTGTATCAAAGGACTTGAAGTACCATTCATCTATGGTCGATTAGGTCATGGACTAACAGAGGAATCTTCACGTCCACTTGTGGCTAAGGTTGTGTATGGTGCATTAGGAAAAAGTGGACTGAAATAA
- the galE gene encoding UDP-glucose 4-epimerase GalE, translated as MKQTILVTGGTGFIGSHTSVELIEAGYEVVIVDDLSNSKIEVLDGIEKITGVRPAFEQIDLRDREATENVFRKYPKIEGIIHFAASKAVGESVQLPLMYYRNNIVSLLNLLELMPKYNVKGIIFSSSCTVYGQPKPENLPVTEDAPHQKATSPYGNTKEINEQIILDYINSGADIKSIVLRYFNPIGAHPSALIGELPNGVPNNLIPFVTQTAMGIRKELTIFGNDYNTPDGTCIRDYIYVVDLAKAHVAAMARVLDQDTEKIEYFNIGTGSGNSTKEIVETFEKATGVKVNWKYGPRREGDIEKIWGDCTKANTVLGWKADTPLADVLATAWKWQEKLREDGVM; from the coding sequence ATGAAACAAACAATTCTTGTTACTGGAGGAACTGGATTTATTGGTTCACACACAAGTGTAGAGCTGATAGAAGCTGGTTATGAAGTCGTTATTGTTGACGATTTATCTAACTCTAAAATTGAGGTTTTAGATGGTATTGAGAAAATAACGGGCGTTAGACCAGCTTTTGAGCAGATTGACCTTCGTGATCGTGAAGCTACAGAAAATGTCTTCCGTAAATATCCTAAGATTGAAGGTATTATTCATTTCGCAGCTTCTAAGGCAGTAGGCGAGAGTGTACAGCTTCCTTTGATGTATTACAGAAACAATATTGTTTCATTGTTGAATCTATTGGAGCTTATGCCAAAGTACAATGTAAAGGGAATCATCTTCTCAAGTTCTTGTACCGTATATGGCCAGCCAAAGCCTGAAAACCTACCTGTTACAGAGGATGCTCCACATCAGAAAGCTACCTCTCCATACGGTAATACCAAGGAAATCAACGAGCAAATCATCTTAGATTATATTAATAGCGGTGCCGATATTAAGAGCATCGTATTGAGATATTTTAATCCTATTGGTGCACACCCATCAGCATTGATTGGTGAGTTACCTAATGGTGTACCAAATAACTTGATTCCTTTTGTTACACAAACCGCTATGGGTATCAGAAAGGAGTTGACCATCTTTGGTAATGATTATAACACACCTGATGGTACATGTATCCGTGACTACATCTATGTTGTTGACTTAGCAAAGGCACACGTAGCAGCAATGGCACGCGTACTTGACCAGGATACAGAGAAGATTGAGTACTTCAACATTGGCACAGGTAGTGGTAACTCTACAAAGGAGATTGTTGAAACCTTTGAAAAAGCTACTGGTGTTAAAGTAAACTGGAAGTATGGTCCACGTCGTGAAGGCGATATCGAAAAGATCTGGGGCGATTGCACCAAAGCCAACACAGTATTGGGTTGGAAAGCTGATACGCCATTGGCTGACGTTCTCGCAACTGCTTGGAAATGGCAGGAGAAACTTAGAGAAGACGGAGTTATGTAG
- a CDS encoding DUF5103 domain-containing protein: MRRLGFIFIYCLAYLFPLSTSAQRHEINDENIRSLQVVANQKWMDLPIMVLNDGKISIDFDDLTHTYRRLTYRLEHCEADWKPSVGLFESDVVDGFIAGNTIDDIKESTLTNTLYTHYHLDIPNDKCQPKLSGNYRLYVYDDDSSSDYPLLTACFMLTEPAESSMGVRLNITTQTDQSINREQQQAEMLIDYGPYTVSNPQQQIKTVVLQNRNWLDARWNSKPQYVMPNGLRWSHNQDYIFWAGNEYRKFEILSTDVASMGVDKIGWDGKNFHAYLFPTTPFVNYLYDEDADGAFLIRNSDNVEINTTSDYMLTHFQLNVPSPYPYRIFLNGDWTYDRLLPAYEMTYNSAGGYYEAVVPLKLGYYNYQFLAADEQDRLSSFRVDNSHYQTENSYQALIYFRPQGGRTDKLVGYANVRFIKK, encoded by the coding sequence ATGAGGAGATTAGGCTTTATATTCATCTATTGCTTAGCTTATCTTTTTCCCCTTTCTACCTCTGCTCAGCGACATGAAATCAATGACGAGAATATCCGTTCATTGCAGGTTGTTGCTAATCAGAAGTGGATGGATTTGCCTATTATGGTACTCAATGACGGAAAGATAAGTATAGATTTTGACGATCTTACACACACTTACCGCCGTCTGACTTATCGGTTAGAGCATTGTGAAGCTGACTGGAAGCCTTCCGTCGGACTCTTTGAAAGTGATGTCGTAGATGGTTTTATTGCTGGAAATACAATAGATGACATAAAGGAATCTACCCTTACGAATACACTTTATACACATTATCATTTAGATATTCCGAATGATAAGTGTCAACCAAAGTTGTCAGGCAATTATCGTCTATATGTCTATGATGATGATAGTAGTTCTGATTATCCTTTGCTAACTGCTTGCTTTATGCTTACAGAGCCTGCGGAGAGTTCTATGGGCGTCAGATTGAATATAACTACACAAACAGATCAGTCAATTAATCGTGAGCAGCAACAGGCTGAGATGCTGATAGATTATGGTCCTTACACGGTAAGTAATCCACAGCAGCAGATTAAGACAGTAGTATTACAAAACCGTAATTGGCTTGATGCTCGTTGGAATAGTAAACCGCAGTATGTCATGCCAAATGGTTTACGATGGTCGCATAATCAAGATTATATCTTTTGGGCGGGTAATGAATATAGGAAGTTTGAGATTCTCTCAACCGATGTTGCTTCTATGGGCGTAGATAAAATTGGTTGGGATGGTAAGAATTTTCATGCCTATCTCTTCCCTACTACTCCTTTCGTGAATTATCTGTATGATGAAGATGCTGATGGTGCATTCTTAATACGTAACTCGGATAATGTTGAGATAAATACAACGAGCGACTATATGCTGACTCATTTTCAGTTAAATGTACCTTCCCCCTACCCTTACAGAATATTTCTGAATGGTGATTGGACTTATGACCGTCTGCTTCCTGCTTATGAGATGACATATAATTCTGCTGGTGGATATTATGAGGCAGTAGTCCCTTTGAAGTTAGGTTATTATAATTATCAGTTCCTTGCTGCAGATGAGCAAGATAGACTCTCGTCTTTTAGAGTTGACAATAGCCATTATCAAACCGAAAATAGCTATCAAGCCCTTATTTATTTCCGTCCACAAGGAGGACGTACCGATAAGCTTGTTGGCTATGC